The following proteins come from a genomic window of Gottfriedia acidiceleris:
- the cysE gene encoding serine O-acetyltransferase, with amino-acid sequence MLKYMKEDVATIFERDPAATSYLEVILTYAGLHALWLYRFAHYFYRKKWHFIARSISQFARFLTGIEIHPGAKIGRRFFIDHGAGVVIGETCEIGDDVTIYQGVTLGGTGKEKGKRHPTLLSGVLVATGAKVLGSITIGENAKIGANSVVLKDVPNNTTVVGIPGKIVVQDGIRVNNQFDHCDLPDPVADRLLQLEAELEELRSLMRISERK; translated from the coding sequence ATGCTAAAGTACATGAAGGAAGATGTAGCGACGATATTTGAACGCGACCCAGCCGCTACTAGCTATTTAGAAGTTATTCTTACGTATGCTGGTTTACATGCATTATGGCTTTATCGATTTGCACATTATTTCTATCGGAAAAAATGGCACTTTATTGCAAGAAGTATTTCACAGTTTGCTCGTTTTTTAACAGGGATCGAGATTCATCCAGGGGCGAAAATTGGTAGACGATTTTTTATCGATCATGGAGCGGGAGTCGTAATTGGAGAAACATGTGAAATCGGTGATGATGTTACAATTTATCAAGGGGTAACATTAGGTGGAACCGGTAAGGAAAAGGGTAAGCGACATCCAACCTTATTGAGTGGGGTACTAGTAGCTACGGGAGCAAAAGTTCTAGGATCAATCACAATCGGAGAAAATGCAAAAATCGGTGCAAATTCAGTTGTACTAAAGGATGTTCCAAATAATACTACGGTTGTTGGTATACCTGGTAAGATAGTTGTTCAAGATGGAATTAGAGTAAATAATCAATTTGATCACTGTGATCTACCTGACCCAGTAGCAGATCGATTACTACAACTTGAAGCGGAATTAGAAGAGCTAAGAAGTTTAATGAGAATATCTGAAAGGAAGTAA
- the cysS gene encoding cysteine--tRNA ligase has protein sequence MAIQIYNTLTRNKEDFKPIEEGKVKMYVCGPTVYNYIHIGNARPAIVFDTVRRYFEYRGYEVNYVSNFTDVDDKLIKAANELGSDVPTIADRFINAYFEDVQALGCKTGTNHPRVMDNMDIIIKFIDELVKKGYAYESEGDVYFKTKEFDGYGKLSHQSIEDLRIGERIEVGEKKEDPLDFALWKAAKPGEISWESPWGKGRPGWHIECSAMAKKYLGETIDIHAGGQDLSFPHHENEIAQSEALSGKTFSNYWMHNGYINIDNEKMSKSLGNFVLVHDIIKIVDPMLLRFFMLSVHYRHPINYSEELLQEARNGFERIKTAYQNSKHRLESSTNLTEDDNKWLKEIADEKAVFTKVMDDDFNTANAISVLYQLAKLANQYLLETHTSTNVLNQLVATFDELSNVLGITLVKEEAMLDDEIEALIQKRTDARKNRDFALADQIRDQLKELNIIIEDTPQGIRWKRG, from the coding sequence ATGGCAATTCAAATTTATAATACATTAACAAGGAATAAAGAAGATTTTAAACCGATAGAAGAAGGCAAGGTCAAAATGTATGTATGTGGACCTACTGTATATAACTATATTCATATTGGTAATGCAAGACCTGCTATTGTGTTTGATACAGTAAGACGTTATTTTGAATATCGAGGATATGAAGTAAACTATGTTTCAAATTTCACTGATGTTGATGACAAGTTAATTAAAGCAGCAAATGAATTAGGTTCAGATGTCCCAACTATAGCAGATCGATTTATTAATGCATATTTTGAAGATGTTCAAGCACTAGGTTGCAAAACAGGTACGAATCATCCTCGTGTAATGGATAATATGGATATTATTATTAAGTTTATCGATGAGCTAGTAAAAAAAGGCTATGCATATGAATCCGAAGGTGATGTTTACTTCAAAACAAAGGAATTTGATGGTTACGGTAAACTTTCACACCAATCAATTGAAGACCTTCGAATTGGTGAAAGAATTGAAGTTGGTGAAAAGAAAGAAGATCCATTAGATTTCGCTCTATGGAAAGCAGCAAAACCAGGTGAAATATCTTGGGAAAGTCCATGGGGGAAAGGTAGACCAGGATGGCATATTGAGTGCTCAGCAATGGCAAAGAAATATCTTGGGGAAACAATTGATATTCATGCAGGCGGTCAAGACTTATCATTCCCACACCATGAAAATGAGATTGCTCAGTCAGAAGCTTTAAGTGGGAAAACTTTTTCAAATTATTGGATGCATAATGGATACATCAATATTGACAACGAAAAAATGTCGAAGTCATTGGGTAACTTTGTATTGGTACATGACATTATTAAAATCGTTGATCCTATGTTATTACGTTTCTTCATGTTATCAGTGCATTATCGTCACCCAATTAACTATAGCGAAGAACTTTTACAAGAAGCTAGAAATGGTTTTGAACGTATTAAAACGGCTTATCAGAATAGTAAGCATCGTTTAGAAAGCAGTACTAATTTAACAGAAGATGACAATAAGTGGTTAAAAGAAATAGCAGATGAAAAAGCTGTCTTCACAAAAGTAATGGATGATGACTTTAATACAGCTAATGCGATTTCTGTTTTATATCAATTAGCTAAATTGGCAAATCAATATTTACTAGAGACACATACTTCTACGAATGTATTAAATCAATTAGTAGCAACTTTTGATGAATTATCAAATGTACTAGGCATTACATTAGTTAAAGAAGAAGCGATGTTAGATGATGAAATCGAAGCATTAATTCAAAAACGAACAGACGCACGTAAAAATCGTGATTTTGCATTAGCAGACCAAATACGTGACCAATTAAAAGAATTAAATATAATCATTGAAGATACTCCGCAAGGTATTCGCTGGAAAAGAGGGTAA
- a CDS encoding Mini-ribonuclease 3, with protein MIESNQNIDAKQLNSLALAYIGDAVYEIYVRHHLLEKGTVRPNQLHRAATRFVSAKGQAKVIREMLFTEILSDEEVAVVKRGRNAKSGTVPKNTDVQTYRYATAMEALIGYHYLLKNEDRLNTIVQFAIQFIENDKGA; from the coding sequence ATGATTGAAAGTAACCAAAATATTGATGCTAAACAATTAAACAGTTTAGCACTTGCTTATATAGGTGATGCTGTATATGAAATTTATGTACGACATCACCTCCTTGAAAAAGGGACAGTAAGACCTAATCAACTTCATCGAGCAGCAACAAGATTTGTTTCTGCGAAAGGACAAGCTAAAGTAATTAGAGAAATGCTTTTTACTGAGATATTGTCAGATGAAGAAGTCGCGGTCGTTAAAAGGGGCCGTAATGCAAAGTCAGGAACTGTACCAAAAAATACGGATGTACAAACGTATCGATACGCAACCGCAATGGAAGCGTTAATTGGATACCATTATTTATTAAAAAATGAAGATAGACTCAATACAATTGTACAATTTGCGATTCAATTTATTGAGAATGATAAAGGAGCATAA
- the rlmB gene encoding 23S rRNA (guanosine(2251)-2'-O)-methyltransferase RlmB — MSEEFIIGRNPVMEAIRSGRDINKIWVSEGANKGQIHKLLELANQNKVIVQTAPNKKLDGMVKGNHQGVVAQVAAYEYVEIDDLFEVASSRNEQPFFLILDEIEDPHNLGSIMRTADAVGAHGIIIPKRRAVGLTSAVAKASTGAIEYIPVARVTNLARTVDELKERGVWIFGTDAKGADDYRNMDGQISLGLIIGSEGKGMSRILKEKCDFLIKLPMVGKVTSLNASVAASLLMYEIHRKRHPLGS, encoded by the coding sequence ATGTCTGAGGAATTTATTATTGGACGTAATCCAGTTATGGAAGCAATACGTTCAGGTCGTGATATAAATAAAATTTGGGTTAGCGAAGGAGCAAATAAAGGTCAAATCCATAAACTTTTAGAATTAGCTAACCAAAACAAAGTGATCGTTCAAACAGCACCAAACAAGAAATTAGATGGAATGGTTAAAGGAAACCACCAAGGTGTAGTAGCGCAAGTAGCAGCATATGAATATGTAGAAATTGATGATTTATTTGAAGTGGCTAGTAGTCGAAATGAACAACCGTTCTTCTTAATACTTGATGAAATTGAAGACCCTCATAATTTAGGCTCAATTATGAGAACTGCAGATGCAGTTGGCGCTCATGGAATCATTATTCCAAAGAGAAGAGCTGTAGGTTTAACTTCAGCGGTTGCTAAAGCTTCTACGGGAGCCATTGAATACATTCCTGTAGCTCGAGTAACGAACTTAGCAAGAACTGTGGATGAATTAAAAGAAAGAGGAGTTTGGATTTTTGGTACAGATGCAAAAGGTGCTGATGACTATCGAAACATGGATGGCCAAATTTCTCTTGGGTTAATTATTGGTAGTGAAGGTAAAGGCATGAGCAGGATCTTAAAGGAAAAATGTGATTTCCTAATCAAGTTACCAATGGTCGGTAAAGTTACATCTTTAAATGCGTCTGTTGCGGCTAGTTTATTAATGTATGAAATACATCGTAAGAGACACCCGCTTGGATCATAA
- a CDS encoding NYN domain-containing protein gives MIGAWPNLRKLREIDFDKSRDYLITQLAEYKAFTGMYIIVVFDAHFVNGIEKVDKNSKVEVIFTRKNQTADEKIEKLAIELRHVNHHIYVATSDFTEQWQIFGQGALRIPAMELYRSVTQNKKMISSRISEIPDQRLTISKTLNSKQTEILEKWRRGER, from the coding sequence ATGATTGGAGCTTGGCCGAATCTTAGAAAACTTCGAGAAATTGACTTTGATAAATCACGTGATTATCTTATTACTCAACTTGCTGAGTATAAGGCATTCACAGGGATGTATATAATTGTTGTATTTGATGCTCATTTTGTAAATGGAATCGAAAAGGTCGACAAGAATTCAAAGGTCGAAGTGATTTTTACTCGAAAAAACCAGACGGCTGATGAAAAAATTGAAAAACTTGCAATTGAGCTTCGTCATGTTAACCATCATATTTATGTTGCGACATCTGACTTTACTGAGCAATGGCAAATATTTGGACAAGGTGCACTTCGTATACCTGCAATGGAACTTTATCGATCGGTTACTCAAAATAAAAAAATGATAAGCAGTCGAATTAGTGAAATACCTGATCAAAGACTGACGATTAGCAAGACTTTAAATTCGAAACAAACAGAAATTTTAGAAAAATGGCGAAGAGGGGAACGATGA
- the sigH gene encoding RNA polymerase sporulation sigma factor SigH, giving the protein MIEYGPLEDEVILEYVREGDQEALTFLIQKYRNFVKAKSRSYFLIGADREDIIQEGMIGLYKAIRDYKEDKLSSFKAFAELCITRQIITAIKTATRQKHIPLNSYVSLDKPIYDEESDRTLLDVLTETKNMDPEELVINQEENVDIELKMSELLSDLERKVLSLYLDGRSYQEISEELNRHVKSIDNALQRVKRKLERYMEIRELSV; this is encoded by the coding sequence ATGATAGAGTATGGCCCTTTAGAAGATGAGGTAATTCTCGAATATGTTCGAGAAGGTGATCAAGAGGCACTAACATTTTTAATTCAAAAGTACCGCAATTTCGTTAAAGCAAAGTCTAGGTCTTATTTCCTAATAGGAGCTGACCGTGAAGACATCATTCAAGAAGGTATGATTGGATTATACAAAGCAATTCGTGATTACAAAGAAGACAAACTTTCGTCCTTCAAGGCGTTTGCAGAATTATGCATTACAAGACAAATTATTACAGCAATTAAAACAGCAACTAGACAAAAGCATATCCCATTAAATTCTTATGTTTCATTGGACAAGCCTATTTATGATGAGGAATCTGATCGTACATTACTGGATGTTTTAACAGAAACAAAAAACATGGATCCAGAGGAACTTGTTATCAATCAAGAAGAAAATGTGGACATAGAGCTTAAAATGTCTGAATTATTAAGCGATTTAGAAAGGAAAGTATTATCACTCTATTTAGATGGTCGATCTTACCAAGAAATATCAGAAGAGTTAAATAGACATGTGAAATCGATTGATAATGCTTTACAAAGAGTGAAAAGAAAACTTGAGAGATATATGGAAATAAGAGAACTGTCAG